In the Deltaproteobacteria bacterium genome, one interval contains:
- a CDS encoding O-acetylhomoserine aminocarboxypropyltransferase/cysteine synthase yields the protein MAKENQYRFDTQVIHAGQSPVSWEGATLPPIFQTASHLHPTAENLSQTFAGQTRDHIYMRLTNPTNRTLEEKLTLLERGKGAIVMSSGMAAVTNACLALLRSGDEFVAGNSLFMSTYLLFVKVFSKYNLKARLVEPTDTKAVAEAINEKTRFVFVETIGNPKLDIPNLKEIARVAHQEGIPLIVDNTLVTPYLCRPFDQGADVVIHSTTKYLNGHGAAVGGVVIDKGEFDWSGERFPDFKPFIDRKGPLAFLDKVWREHHINFGTTQSPFHSYLTMLGLDTLSLRMERIMKNASLIAGYLKKRPEVTWVNYPGFADHPSHSTAGKLFQDKGFGGLITFGLKDQAACFQFINRLRLIYHLANLGDCKTLVIHPYSSQYISFDDETRLALGIFPDLIRLSIGIEDAEDLCEDLGQALEGSAP from the coding sequence ATGGCAAAAGAAAACCAATACCGTTTTGATACCCAGGTCATCCACGCCGGCCAGTCACCTGTCTCCTGGGAAGGGGCGACCCTCCCTCCGATCTTCCAGACCGCCTCACATCTGCATCCGACGGCCGAAAATTTGAGTCAGACTTTTGCAGGTCAGACCAGGGACCATATCTACATGAGGCTGACCAACCCGACCAATCGCACCCTGGAAGAAAAATTAACTTTGTTGGAAAGGGGCAAAGGCGCTATCGTCATGTCTTCCGGAATGGCGGCTGTGACCAATGCCTGCCTGGCCTTATTGCGATCAGGGGACGAGTTCGTAGCCGGGAATTCCCTTTTCATGTCCACTTATCTTCTTTTTGTCAAGGTTTTTTCCAAATATAACCTGAAGGCGCGGCTGGTCGAACCCACCGATACCAAGGCGGTTGCCGAAGCCATTAATGAAAAGACCCGGTTTGTCTTTGTGGAAACCATCGGCAACCCCAAGCTGGATATCCCCAACCTAAAAGAGATCGCCCGGGTGGCCCATCAGGAAGGAATTCCCCTGATCGTGGACAACACCCTGGTTACACCCTATTTATGCCGTCCCTTTGACCAGGGTGCCGACGTGGTCATCCACTCCACCACCAAATACCTGAACGGCCATGGGGCGGCCGTCGGCGGCGTGGTCATCGACAAGGGGGAATTCGATTGGTCCGGGGAACGATTTCCGGATTTCAAACCCTTTATCGACCGCAAAGGTCCCCTGGCCTTCCTGGACAAGGTCTGGCGGGAACATCATATCAACTTCGGCACCACCCAATCTCCTTTTCATTCTTATTTAACCATGCTCGGTCTGGACACCCTTTCCCTCCGGATGGAACGGATCATGAAAAATGCCTCCTTAATTGCCGGTTATTTAAAAAAACGACCCGAGGTGACCTGGGTCAACTATCCCGGATTCGCGGACCATCCTTCCCACTCAACCGCCGGGAAACTGTTTCAAGATAAAGGGTTCGGCGGCCTGATCACCTTCGGCCTCAAAGACCAGGCGGCCTGTTTTCAATTTATTAACCGTCTCCGTTTAATCTATCACCTAGCCAATTTAGGGGATTGCAAGACCCTGGTGATTCATCCCTACTCTTCCCAATATATCTCTTTTGATGACGAAACCCGGCTGGCCTTAGGCATTTTTCCTGACCTGATTCGCCTTTCCATCGGGATCGAGGATGCCGAGGACCTCTGCGAAGACCTGGGGCAGGCCCTGGAAGGATCAGCCCCTTGA
- a CDS encoding homoserine O-acetyltransferase produces MSEYIEHDPQGVSVGMVEKKFFTFADPPQEMVLECGARLGPVTLAYETCGILNPEKNNVVLIAHALSGDSHVAGYYSPEDTKPGWWDIMVGPGKGIDTNKYFVICSNILGSCLGTTGPSSADSRNNKPYGLDFPVVTIGDMVAAQKQLLDHLGIEKILSVIGGSIGGMQVLEWAVRFPERVLSAIPLATTTRHSALAIAFNEVARQAIMADPNWKGGNYYSGLNPSLGLAVARMIGHITYLSDESMRLKFGRRLQDRTDFSYNFDADFQVESYLRYQGAKFVERFDANAFLYITKASDYFDLGLQHGNGSTVRAFSKSAAKFLVVSFTSDWLYPTYQSKGIVRALKKNGRDVSFCEIEAQWGHDAFLLPNERLNEMIRGFLDRVYREI; encoded by the coding sequence TTGAGTGAATACATTGAACATGACCCGCAAGGGGTTTCCGTGGGAATGGTGGAGAAGAAATTCTTCACCTTCGCCGATCCGCCCCAGGAGATGGTCCTGGAATGCGGGGCCCGCTTAGGGCCGGTGACCCTGGCCTATGAAACCTGCGGGATCTTAAACCCGGAGAAGAACAACGTGGTCCTCATCGCCCATGCCCTTTCCGGGGATTCCCACGTGGCCGGCTATTATTCCCCGGAGGATACCAAGCCCGGCTGGTGGGATATTATGGTCGGACCGGGGAAGGGAATCGATACGAACAAATATTTTGTCATCTGCTCCAATATCCTGGGCAGTTGTCTGGGCACAACCGGGCCTTCTTCGGCTGATTCCAGGAATAATAAGCCCTACGGGCTGGATTTCCCCGTGGTAACCATCGGTGACATGGTAGCGGCCCAGAAGCAGTTGCTGGATCATCTGGGAATCGAAAAAATCCTCTCGGTCATAGGCGGCTCCATCGGGGGGATGCAGGTCCTGGAATGGGCCGTCCGCTTTCCGGAGAGGGTCCTCTCGGCCATCCCTCTGGCCACGACGACCAGACATTCGGCCCTGGCCATCGCCTTCAATGAGGTGGCCCGGCAGGCCATCATGGCCGATCCGAACTGGAAGGGGGGCAATTACTATTCGGGACTCAACCCCTCTTTAGGTTTGGCGGTAGCCCGCATGATCGGACATATCACCTATCTTTCCGATGAGTCCATGCGGCTGAAGTTCGGACGGAGGCTTCAGGATAGAACAGATTTTTCCTATAATTTCGACGCCGACTTTCAGGTGGAAAGCTACCTCCGTTATCAGGGGGCCAAATTCGTGGAACGGTTTGACGCCAATGCCTTCCTCTATATTACCAAGGCCTCCGACTATTTCGACCTGGGCCTCCAACACGGGAACGGCTCGACCGTAAGGGCTTTTTCCAAGTCCGCGGCCAAATTCCTGGTGGTTTCCTTTACCTCCGATTGGCTCTATCCCACCTATCAATCCAAAGGAATTGTCCGGGCCTTGAAAAAAAACGGAAGGGATGTCAGCTTCTGCGAAATAGAAGCCCAATGGGGCCATGATGCT